In a genomic window of Halorussus salilacus:
- a CDS encoding MFS transporter → MSAPRAGSATAAAELRRPRRALVTVLAVVFLDLLGFGIIIPILPFYVRSFGVSDVYIGLLAASYSAMQFLFAPLLGSLSDRRGRRPVILVSVAGSALAWTVFGLAGSVAVLFVSRMLAGAMGGNLAAAQAYVSDVTPPERRAGAFGLVGAAFGLGFIFGPALGGAFASDAAVTFARGTLPGFVPVTRFSLPSFAAALLSLLNFGFAALFLEESGARATAVARARWLSSFRSALSDDSLRGLVVAFFLLSVAFSGVQVMFVPFAADRYGYGATGTALLLTYIGVLGVAFQGVLVGRLSRRYPDASLAVAGAALLALALAALPFAPDIGRALVPRFGGPAFLTREAVALVAVLPGLSLGNALLSVSLTTLVSKSAGADVQGSAFGITQGVGSLGRTVGPPVMASLYVVAFWTPFAVGAVLLVGTLVVVAGLRGVAPAVVGVER, encoded by the coding sequence ATGAGCGCGCCCAGAGCCGGAAGCGCGACGGCGGCTGCCGAACTCCGCCGCCCCCGGCGCGCGCTCGTGACGGTCCTCGCGGTGGTCTTCCTTGACCTGCTCGGGTTCGGCATCATCATCCCCATCCTCCCGTTCTACGTCCGGAGCTTCGGCGTCAGCGACGTGTACATCGGCCTGCTGGCGGCGTCGTACTCCGCGATGCAGTTCCTGTTCGCGCCCCTGCTCGGGTCGCTGTCCGACCGCCGGGGTCGCCGCCCCGTCATCCTCGTCTCGGTCGCGGGGAGCGCGCTCGCGTGGACCGTCTTCGGCCTCGCGGGGAGCGTGGCGGTCCTGTTCGTCTCCAGGATGCTCGCCGGGGCGATGGGCGGGAATCTGGCGGCGGCCCAGGCGTACGTCTCGGACGTGACGCCGCCCGAGCGCCGGGCGGGCGCGTTCGGCCTCGTCGGCGCGGCGTTCGGGCTCGGGTTCATCTTCGGCCCGGCGCTCGGCGGCGCGTTCGCCAGCGACGCCGCGGTGACGTTCGCTCGCGGGACTCTGCCCGGGTTCGTCCCCGTCACGCGGTTCTCCCTGCCGAGCTTCGCGGCCGCGCTACTGAGCCTCCTCAACTTCGGGTTCGCGGCCCTCTTCCTCGAAGAGTCCGGCGCGCGGGCGACCGCGGTCGCCCGCGCGCGCTGGCTGTCGTCGTTCCGGTCGGCGCTGTCCGACGACTCGTTGCGGGGGCTCGTGGTCGCGTTCTTCCTGCTGTCGGTCGCGTTCTCGGGCGTGCAGGTGATGTTCGTCCCCTTCGCGGCCGACCGGTACGGCTACGGCGCGACCGGGACCGCGCTCCTGCTGACGTACATCGGCGTCCTCGGCGTCGCCTTCCAAGGCGTGCTGGTCGGGCGACTCTCGCGTCGGTACCCCGACGCGTCGCTGGCGGTGGCCGGTGCCGCGCTCCTCGCGCTCGCGCTGGCGGCGCTGCCGTTCGCGCCCGACATCGGTCGGGCGCTGGTCCCGCGGTTCGGCGGTCCGGCGTTTCTCACCCGCGAGGCGGTGGCGCTCGTCGCGGTCCTCCCGGGGCTGTCGCTGGGCAACGCCCTGCTCTCGGTGTCGCTGACGACGCTGGTCTCGAAGTCGGCCGGGGCCGACGTGCAGGGGAGCGCGTTCGGCATCACGCAGGGCGTCGGGAGCCTCGGGCGGACGGTCGGCCCGCCGGTGATGGCCAGCCTCTACGTCGTGGCGTTCTGGACGCCGTTCGCGGTCGGCGCAGTGCTACTGGTCGGGACGCTGGTCGTCGTGGCAGGACTCCGGGGGGTCGCTCCCGCGGTGGTCGGGGTCGAGCGGTGA
- a CDS encoding iron transporter produces the protein MNRRHFLRAGTAVGASGMASLAGCAGLFESESTATDSETATESVDSSESTDSDRREEVTTVEDRDEQVYHPTHREGAAMVGTGGEGRYRVALLYSVAHAFWTITGTDTNLVEVGDDATVHLMATVWDGETETVLPTANVSAEISRDGERVDSRDFWPMLSQNMGYHFGDNVSLDGDGTYTATLDVGAMQARGLGELAGAFDERTTLEVEFDHERAVVGDLAYERFPDEEGEAGALEPMEMDVPVSRVPERDALPGSVVALDASGDADFPVFLPDETPAGVDGEYLAVSPRTPYNRYPLPFTGLSATVRRGGETVFDGALDPAVSPEYGYHYGAAVPGVESGDSLTLTVETPPQISRHEGYETAFVEMPTMELTV, from the coding sequence ATGAATCGACGCCACTTCCTCCGGGCGGGAACGGCGGTCGGAGCCAGCGGAATGGCGAGTCTCGCGGGGTGTGCTGGGCTGTTCGAGTCCGAATCGACCGCGACCGACTCCGAGACCGCGACCGAGTCGGTCGACTCGTCCGAGTCGACCGACTCCGACCGACGCGAGGAGGTCACCACGGTCGAGGACCGCGACGAGCAGGTGTACCACCCGACCCACCGCGAGGGCGCGGCGATGGTCGGGACCGGCGGGGAGGGGCGGTACCGGGTCGCCCTGCTGTACAGCGTCGCCCACGCCTTCTGGACGATTACCGGTACCGACACGAACCTCGTCGAGGTCGGCGACGACGCGACCGTCCACCTGATGGCGACCGTCTGGGACGGCGAAACCGAGACCGTCCTGCCGACCGCGAACGTGTCGGCCGAGATATCGAGGGATGGCGAGCGCGTCGATTCGCGCGACTTCTGGCCGATGCTCTCGCAGAACATGGGGTATCACTTCGGGGACAACGTGAGTCTGGACGGCGACGGCACCTACACCGCGACGCTCGACGTTGGAGCGATGCAGGCCCGGGGACTGGGCGAGTTGGCGGGCGCGTTCGACGAGCGAACCACCCTCGAAGTCGAGTTCGACCACGAGCGAGCGGTCGTCGGCGACCTCGCCTACGAGCGGTTCCCCGACGAGGAGGGCGAGGCGGGCGCGCTGGAACCGATGGAGATGGACGTGCCGGTCTCTCGGGTCCCCGAGCGCGACGCGCTCCCGGGGTCGGTCGTCGCCCTCGACGCGAGCGGCGACGCCGACTTCCCGGTCTTCCTCCCGGACGAGACGCCCGCGGGGGTCGACGGCGAGTACCTCGCCGTCTCGCCCCGGACGCCGTACAACCGCTATCCGTTGCCGTTCACGGGGCTGTCGGCGACCGTGCGTCGGGGCGGCGAGACCGTCTTCGACGGCGCGCTCGACCCCGCGGTCAGCCCCGAGTACGGCTACCACTACGGCGCGGCGGTCCCGGGCGTCGAGTCGGGCGATTCGCTGACGCTGACCGTCGAGACCCCGCCGCAGATTTCGCGCCACGAGGGCTACGAGACCGCGTTCGTCGAGATGCCCACGATGGAACTGACGGTGTGA
- a CDS encoding iron transporter encodes MERRDFLRAGATLGIAGLAGCTGLFETTSANAPPPVVEDRPDAVYYPTHVEGHGKPAMAEDGRYRLALVYSYPHRFWTIAGTDTNKVSIADGDDVHLMATVWDAETGRVLPTANVSAEISRDGERVDSRDLWPMLSQNMGYHFGDNVSLDGDGTYTAEIGIGAMQARGIGDLAGAFDEPTTLEVEFEYSEAEKNDISYEELPDRQGQQGAVEAMEMEMMPVSGVPEASDFPGEVHGEATSGDAAFVAATADETPEFVGDDLTYLVVSPRTPHNRFPLPFMSVSATLTRDGETAFDDSLDAAIGPELGYHYGAEVPPVESGDELTIAPESPPQISRHEGYETAFMSFEEVTLTA; translated from the coding sequence ATGGAACGACGGGACTTCCTGCGCGCGGGTGCGACCCTCGGTATCGCGGGGCTGGCCGGGTGCACCGGGCTGTTCGAGACCACGTCGGCGAACGCGCCGCCGCCGGTCGTCGAGGACCGGCCGGACGCGGTGTACTACCCGACACACGTCGAGGGCCACGGCAAGCCAGCGATGGCCGAGGACGGCAGGTATCGGCTCGCGCTGGTGTACAGCTACCCCCACCGGTTCTGGACGATTGCGGGGACCGACACCAACAAGGTCTCCATCGCCGACGGGGACGACGTCCACCTGATGGCGACCGTCTGGGACGCCGAGACGGGGCGGGTCCTGCCGACCGCGAACGTCTCCGCGGAGATATCGAGGGACGGCGAGCGGGTCGATTCGCGCGACCTCTGGCCGATGCTCTCGCAGAACATGGGGTATCACTTCGGGGACAACGTGAGTCTGGACGGCGACGGCACCTACACCGCCGAGATCGGTATCGGCGCGATGCAGGCCCGCGGAATCGGCGACCTCGCGGGCGCGTTCGACGAGCCGACCACCCTCGAAGTCGAGTTCGAGTACAGCGAGGCCGAAAAGAACGACATCTCCTACGAGGAACTCCCCGACCGACAGGGTCAGCAGGGCGCGGTCGAGGCGATGGAGATGGAGATGATGCCCGTCTCCGGGGTGCCGGAAGCGTCCGATTTCCCGGGCGAGGTCCACGGCGAGGCGACCAGCGGCGACGCGGCGTTCGTCGCCGCGACCGCCGACGAGACCCCGGAGTTCGTCGGCGACGACCTGACCTACCTCGTGGTCTCGCCCCGGACGCCCCACAACCGCTTTCCCCTCCCGTTCATGAGCGTCTCGGCCACCCTGACCCGCGACGGCGAGACCGCCTTCGACGACTCGCTCGACGCGGCAATCGGTCCCGAACTGGGCTATCACTACGGCGCGGAGGTCCCGCCCGTCGAGTCGGGCGACGAACTCACCATCGCGCCGGAGTCGCCGCCCCAGATTTCGCGCCACGAGGGCTACGAGACCGCGTTCATGTCGTTCGAGGAGGTGACGCTGACCGCATGA
- a CDS encoding fumarylacetoacetate hydrolase family protein, with amino-acid sequence MREVRFRDPAGTTRVGEWTGDAIEAAGETYDETEVDVLPPCDPSKIVCVGLNYRDHAAEQDKDVPDRPLLFLKPPNTLSGHGDTVSLPEGKERVDHEAELAVVIGEQARNVSADEAMEYVAGYTCMNDVSNRDDQNREQNWVRGKAFDNSAPLGPVLATPDEVPDDAAVELRVNGETRQSSSRSEFIWSVPELLEEITAYLTLEPGDVVSTGTPAGVAPLEDGDEVEVEVEGVGVLRHDVQSD; translated from the coding sequence ATGCGCGAAGTCCGATTCCGCGACCCCGCGGGAACCACGAGAGTCGGCGAGTGGACCGGCGACGCCATCGAGGCCGCCGGAGAGACCTACGACGAGACCGAAGTCGATGTCCTCCCGCCCTGTGACCCCTCGAAAATCGTCTGCGTGGGGCTGAACTACCGGGACCACGCCGCCGAGCAGGACAAGGACGTGCCCGACCGCCCCCTCCTGTTCCTCAAGCCGCCCAACACCCTCTCGGGCCACGGCGACACCGTTTCGCTCCCCGAGGGCAAAGAGCGGGTGGACCACGAGGCCGAACTCGCGGTCGTCATCGGCGAGCAGGCGCGGAACGTCTCGGCCGACGAGGCGATGGAGTACGTCGCGGGCTACACCTGCATGAACGACGTGTCGAACCGCGACGACCAGAACCGCGAGCAGAACTGGGTCCGTGGCAAGGCCTTCGACAACTCCGCGCCGCTCGGGCCCGTCCTCGCGACGCCCGACGAGGTGCCCGACGACGCCGCGGTAGAGCTACGGGTGAACGGCGAGACGCGCCAGTCGTCCTCGCGCTCGGAGTTCATCTGGTCGGTGCCCGAACTCCTCGAAGAGATCACGGCCTACCTCACGCTCGAACCCGGTGACGTGGTCTCGACGGGCACCCCCGCGGGCGTGGCCCCCCTCGAAGACGGCGACGAGGTCGAGGTCGAAGTCGAGGGCGTGGGCGTCCTCCGCCACGACGTGCAGAGCGACTGA
- a CDS encoding DUF7405 family protein: MDETGRLSRRQFAKAAVAIGGASALSACLDRSGGPDVPQGSEDPSSVPGRQHAWNGALPTDDHGNDVMARHHVLLLLDYAGDGTPTDDERETVESALRSLERAYARSDGGEVGLLFTVGYSPAYFERFDDGLPESVDLPDPEPLAPFEDPDPDDQDAVVHLASDHPEVVLAAEEALLGEQSELNGVEMDADLSGILEKADRRTGFTGDGLPADNQDVQGVPDSGPVSEDAPMFMGFKSGFRKSQATEDRVTIPEGPFAEGTTLQLSRIRLQLRQWYEQDSRSQRVAKMFCPVHAEEDLVEGAGDNLGDTAKIEEKGCPAHAGDHARTKGMVGHSQKSARAREDGDPVILRRDFNSTDDDEAGLHFVSLQRSISDFVDTRDAMNGEDLAEESAALGQKNNNGILQYMDVLRRGNFLIPPRELRALPPANPE; this comes from the coding sequence ATGGACGAAACCGGACGCCTCTCCCGGAGACAGTTCGCTAAGGCCGCCGTCGCCATCGGCGGCGCGTCGGCGCTGTCGGCGTGTCTGGACCGCTCGGGCGGCCCGGACGTGCCCCAAGGGTCCGAGGACCCCTCCTCGGTCCCCGGTCGCCAGCACGCGTGGAACGGGGCGCTCCCGACCGACGACCACGGCAACGACGTGATGGCGCGCCACCACGTCCTCCTCCTGCTGGACTACGCGGGCGACGGGACGCCGACCGACGACGAGCGCGAGACGGTCGAGTCAGCCCTCCGGAGTCTGGAGCGGGCCTACGCCCGGAGCGACGGCGGCGAGGTCGGCCTGCTGTTCACGGTTGGGTACTCGCCCGCCTACTTCGAGCGGTTCGACGACGGGCTTCCGGAGTCGGTGGACCTGCCCGACCCCGAACCCCTCGCCCCGTTCGAGGACCCCGACCCCGACGACCAGGACGCGGTGGTCCACCTCGCGAGCGACCACCCCGAGGTCGTGCTCGCGGCCGAGGAGGCCCTGCTGGGCGAGCAGTCGGAGCTCAACGGCGTCGAGATGGATGCCGACCTCTCGGGGATTCTGGAGAAGGCCGACCGCCGGACGGGGTTCACCGGCGACGGCCTGCCAGCCGACAATCAGGACGTGCAGGGCGTTCCCGACTCCGGACCGGTCTCCGAGGACGCCCCGATGTTCATGGGGTTCAAGTCGGGGTTCCGGAAGTCTCAGGCCACCGAGGACCGGGTGACGATTCCCGAGGGGCCGTTCGCCGAGGGGACGACCCTCCAGCTGTCGCGAATCCGCCTCCAGCTCCGGCAGTGGTACGAGCAGGACAGCCGAAGCCAGCGCGTCGCCAAGATGTTCTGCCCGGTCCACGCCGAGGAGGACCTCGTGGAGGGCGCGGGCGACAACCTCGGCGACACCGCGAAGATAGAGGAGAAGGGGTGTCCCGCCCACGCGGGCGACCACGCCCGGACGAAGGGGATGGTCGGCCACTCCCAGAAGTCGGCGCGCGCCCGCGAGGACGGCGACCCCGTCATCCTCCGGCGGGACTTCAACTCCACCGACGACGACGAGGCGGGCCTGCACTTCGTGTCGCTCCAGCGGTCCATCTCGGACTTCGTGGACACCCGCGACGCGATGAACGGCGAGGACCTCGCCGAGGAGTCGGCCGCGCTCGGGCAGAAGAACAACAACGGCATCCTCCAGTACATGGACGTGCTCCGCCGGGGGAACTTCCTGATTCCGCCCCGCGAACTCCGGGCGCTCCCCCCGGCGAACCCCGAGTAG
- a CDS encoding S9 family peptidase has translation MRDTDTDLLEELASLPTFHHPTASPDGGEVALYYDVSGRNELHVLDAETGDLRKVSDGEVPRNARWWVDWSADGERVFFHDDEGGDEQNDVRAIDREGNAETVVDLDGQNALLDVGDDGETLLVGSTAGGQMNLYRHDLPTGETTKLTDYERAVGSGALSPDCDRVAYVTNESEEFANTDVYVAEADGSHPRNLHIGETGAEASVADWGPDGDRLLVADNTENFSRCGVYDLETDEVTWFGEGDADEGPVAFLPDGERFLAVRTRRAAKLPVVYDAATGEGREFDLPEGVATLPSVGDPVLADDRVVVVHTTPDRRPELLAYDLATDEYETLLDAEYGDLDPDRFADADYFRFESHDGLEIGALLYDSGERPSPLVVNPHGGPRGADLRSFDLYTQFLLSRGYSVLQVNYRGSTGRGREFVERLYDDWGGGEQEDVAEAVRQVTAEDWVDDERVVVFGGSYGGYSAYWQMVRYPELYAAGIAWIGVTDLEDMYENTMPHFRTELMEKYLGTPEENPDLYRERSPVEYVEDLDAPLLMVHGVNDRRVPVSQARIFRDALLDAGFERGEDADFEYVELGEEGHASSDIDQKIRLFRTLDDFLARRLPDATAESER, from the coding sequence ATGCGGGATACTGACACGGACCTGCTCGAAGAACTCGCCAGTCTGCCGACCTTCCACCACCCGACCGCGTCGCCCGACGGCGGCGAGGTGGCCCTCTACTACGACGTGTCGGGTCGCAACGAACTCCACGTCCTCGACGCGGAGACCGGCGACCTCCGGAAGGTCAGCGACGGCGAGGTTCCGCGAAACGCCCGGTGGTGGGTGGACTGGAGCGCCGACGGCGAGCGCGTGTTCTTCCACGACGACGAGGGCGGCGACGAGCAGAACGACGTCCGGGCCATCGACCGCGAGGGGAACGCCGAGACGGTCGTCGACCTCGACGGGCAGAACGCCCTCCTCGACGTGGGCGACGACGGCGAGACGCTGCTCGTCGGGTCGACCGCGGGCGGCCAGATGAACCTCTATCGCCACGACCTCCCGACCGGCGAGACGACCAAGCTCACCGACTACGAGCGCGCGGTCGGAAGCGGCGCGCTCTCGCCCGACTGCGACCGCGTGGCCTACGTCACCAACGAGTCCGAGGAGTTCGCCAACACGGACGTGTACGTCGCCGAGGCCGACGGCAGCCACCCTCGAAACCTCCACATCGGCGAGACGGGCGCGGAGGCCAGCGTGGCCGACTGGGGACCGGACGGCGACCGACTGCTCGTCGCCGACAACACCGAGAACTTCTCTCGGTGCGGGGTCTACGACCTCGAAACCGACGAAGTGACGTGGTTCGGCGAGGGCGACGCCGACGAGGGACCGGTCGCGTTTCTCCCCGACGGCGAGCGGTTCCTCGCGGTCCGGACACGCCGCGCTGCGAAGCTGCCCGTGGTCTACGACGCCGCCACCGGGGAGGGCCGTGAGTTCGACCTCCCGGAGGGGGTCGCGACCCTCCCGTCCGTCGGCGACCCGGTCCTCGCCGACGACCGCGTGGTCGTGGTCCACACCACGCCCGACAGGCGGCCGGAGCTGCTCGCCTACGACCTCGCGACCGACGAGTACGAGACGCTGCTCGACGCCGAGTACGGCGACCTCGACCCCGACCGGTTCGCCGACGCCGACTACTTCCGGTTCGAGTCCCACGACGGCCTCGAAATCGGCGCGCTGCTCTACGATTCGGGCGAGCGCCCGTCGCCGCTCGTCGTCAACCCCCACGGCGGGCCGCGGGGGGCCGACCTGCGGTCGTTCGACCTCTACACGCAGTTCCTGCTCTCGCGGGGCTACAGCGTCCTACAGGTCAATTACCGCGGTTCGACCGGCCGGGGTCGGGAGTTCGTCGAGCGACTCTACGACGACTGGGGCGGCGGCGAACAGGAGGACGTCGCCGAGGCGGTCAGGCAGGTCACCGCCGAGGACTGGGTCGACGACGAGCGCGTGGTCGTGTTCGGCGGGTCCTACGGCGGCTACTCGGCCTACTGGCAGATGGTGCGGTACCCCGAACTCTACGCCGCGGGAATCGCGTGGATCGGCGTGACCGACCTCGAAGACATGTACGAGAACACGATGCCCCACTTCCGGACCGAACTGATGGAGAAGTACCTCGGGACGCCCGAGGAGAACCCCGACCTCTACCGGGAGCGCAGTCCGGTCGAGTACGTCGAGGACCTCGACGCCCCCCTGCTGATGGTCCACGGCGTCAACGACCGGCGGGTCCCGGTCTCGCAGGCCCGCATCTTCCGCGATGCACTGCTCGACGCCGGGTTCGAGCGGGGCGAGGACGCCGACTTCGAGTACGTCGAGTTGGGCGAGGAGGGCCACGCCTCCTCGGACATCGACCAGAAGATACGCCTGTTCCGGACCCTCGACGACTTCCTCGCGAGGCGGCTTCCGGACGCGACCGCCGAGTCCGAGCGGTGA
- a CDS encoding winged helix-turn-helix transcriptional regulator — protein sequence MSETRRDIADHVRANPGVHFNAVVRGLDLAPGQVQYHLRRLRSEGEVVAEELRGRTHLYPPGYDEWERSALATFRRENARDALAHLLDAGETTPAELADELGVARSTVEWHLDSLVAEDLVDKRREGNRVFLELTRPEATAELLAEITPSLPERLVDRFTRLVDGFLEEG from the coding sequence GTGAGCGAGACCCGCCGGGACATCGCCGACCACGTCCGGGCGAACCCGGGCGTCCACTTCAACGCGGTGGTTCGCGGTCTCGACCTCGCGCCGGGGCAGGTCCAGTACCACCTCCGGCGGCTTCGCTCGGAGGGCGAGGTCGTCGCCGAGGAGCTCCGGGGACGCACCCACCTCTACCCGCCGGGCTACGACGAGTGGGAGCGGTCGGCGCTCGCGACGTTCCGCCGGGAGAACGCTCGCGACGCGCTGGCCCACCTGCTCGACGCGGGGGAGACCACGCCCGCCGAACTCGCCGACGAACTCGGCGTCGCCCGCAGCACGGTCGAGTGGCACCTCGACTCGCTCGTCGCTGAGGACCTGGTCGACAAGCGCAGGGAGGGAAATCGTGTCTTCCTCGAACTCACCCGGCCCGAGGCGACCGCCGAGTTGCTCGCCGAGATAACGCCGTCGCTCCCCGAGCGGCTGGTCGACCGCTTCACGCGGCTTGTCGACGGCTTCCTCGAAGAGGGGTGA
- a CDS encoding DUF7471 family protein: MTAPDWTLVAAHAGVGPSVEFAALLGIAGVGSALVLALALAALVRRRSRPYLLVALALSTLLARTGVGVLSAAGSVGAETHHVLEHGLDVAMAALVVAAVYDARTARKTADAAARRDDSGGEGP; the protein is encoded by the coding sequence ATGACAGCTCCGGACTGGACGCTCGTCGCTGCCCACGCCGGGGTGGGTCCGTCCGTCGAGTTCGCCGCGCTGCTCGGAATCGCCGGGGTCGGCTCGGCGCTCGTGCTGGCACTCGCGCTCGCCGCGCTGGTCCGGCGGCGCTCGCGGCCGTACCTGCTGGTGGCGCTCGCGCTCTCGACCCTGCTCGCGCGGACCGGCGTCGGGGTCCTCTCGGCCGCGGGGTCGGTCGGTGCCGAGACCCACCACGTCCTCGAACACGGCCTCGACGTGGCGATGGCGGCGCTGGTCGTCGCCGCGGTCTACGACGCGCGGACCGCCCGCAAGACCGCCGACGCCGCGGCGCGACGCGACGATTCGGGGGGTGAGGGGCCGTGA
- a CDS encoding NAD(P)/FAD-dependent oxidoreductase has protein sequence MPTVAVVGGGPAGLSTALFTAKNDLDTLVFDTDETWMHKAKLYNYPGIDEVGGTELLERMREQVERFDADLRVGEEVTAVEQADGGFSVTTEDGEYDADYVVFATGTDTELPEELGCETTDDGLVDVDLDMRTSVEDAYAVGSMIRDQTWEAVISAGDGAAAALAILSTEAGEPVHDFDTPGA, from the coding sequence ATGCCTACAGTCGCAGTCGTCGGCGGCGGCCCGGCAGGGCTCAGCACCGCGCTCTTCACGGCCAAGAACGACCTCGACACGCTGGTCTTCGACACCGACGAGACGTGGATGCACAAGGCGAAGCTGTACAACTACCCCGGCATCGATGAGGTCGGCGGCACCGAACTCTTAGAGCGGATGCGCGAGCAGGTCGAGCGCTTCGACGCCGACCTCCGGGTGGGCGAGGAGGTCACGGCGGTCGAGCAGGCCGACGGCGGATTCAGCGTCACCACCGAGGACGGCGAGTACGACGCCGACTACGTGGTGTTCGCGACCGGGACCGACACCGAACTCCCGGAGGAACTCGGCTGCGAGACGACCGACGACGGCCTCGTCGACGTGGACCTCGACATGCGAACGAGCGTCGAGGACGCCTACGCGGTCGGGTCGATGATCCGCGACCAGACGTGGGAGGCGGTCATCTCCGCGGGCGACGGGGCGGCGGCCGCGCTCGCCATCCTGAGCACGGAGGCGGGCGAACCGGTCCACGACTTCGACACGCCCGGAGCGTAG
- a CDS encoding tyrosine-type recombinase/integrase — MSESPDSDPFGDVRWTTCSLEDFRDLYWEVVAPRLEAEGRDPENHRPTHEWFRDSDLRAFLAALRRYHGRSFGDFWREDLGLGGEGGYDWATDHGETREALEAFLDRRRTRHSLADSTVETKRRRLNLYVRAYREANGTDDLLSPVARDGETPSHEAVGACYSAFDWLDARDYGARTKTRVRSVVDDWYHHLVGRRLAALNPATGLYDEFKWQAAESDPSPLAAEHVRALVDAAETARERLLVVALAGWGLRANEVASLRVSQFVRDVGEDESPYVTFDERKNGPGEVNVVYGLDALDARVDELADREDWTGHLFPSRQGDDPHVTRERIWAWFRDLAERAGLPEEIDGERPSPQLCRRFWYDTYTSVLEAVLEGVEDIAAEQGSSDPRVVMSNYLSDERARRLRREFMREELRTAFGHRP; from the coding sequence GTGAGCGAATCGCCCGACTCGGACCCCTTCGGCGATGTCCGCTGGACGACCTGCTCGCTGGAGGACTTCCGGGACCTCTACTGGGAGGTCGTCGCGCCCCGCCTCGAAGCCGAGGGACGCGACCCCGAGAACCACCGGCCAACACACGAGTGGTTCCGCGACAGCGACCTCCGGGCGTTCCTCGCCGCCCTGCGTCGGTACCACGGCCGCTCGTTCGGCGACTTCTGGCGCGAGGACCTCGGACTCGGCGGCGAGGGAGGCTACGACTGGGCGACCGACCACGGAGAGACCCGCGAGGCGCTAGAGGCCTTCCTCGACCGGCGTCGGACCCGCCACTCGCTGGCCGACTCCACCGTCGAGACCAAGCGCCGCCGCCTCAACCTCTACGTCCGGGCCTACCGCGAGGCCAACGGCACCGACGACCTCCTCTCGCCGGTGGCCCGCGACGGCGAGACCCCGAGCCACGAGGCGGTCGGGGCCTGCTACTCGGCCTTCGACTGGCTCGACGCCCGGGACTACGGCGCGCGGACCAAGACCAGGGTTCGGAGCGTCGTCGACGACTGGTATCACCACCTCGTCGGACGGCGACTCGCGGCGCTCAACCCCGCGACCGGTCTCTACGACGAGTTCAAGTGGCAGGCCGCGGAGTCGGACCCGTCGCCGCTCGCGGCCGAACACGTCCGCGCGCTCGTCGACGCGGCCGAGACCGCACGCGAGCGCCTGCTGGTCGTGGCGCTCGCGGGGTGGGGCCTGCGCGCCAACGAGGTCGCGTCGCTCCGGGTCTCGCAGTTCGTCCGCGACGTGGGGGAAGACGAGTCGCCGTACGTCACGTTCGACGAGCGCAAGAACGGGCCGGGCGAGGTCAACGTGGTCTACGGACTCGACGCGCTCGACGCCCGCGTCGACGAACTCGCCGACCGGGAGGACTGGACCGGCCACCTCTTCCCGTCGCGGCAGGGCGACGACCCGCATGTGACCCGCGAGCGGATATGGGCGTGGTTCCGCGACCTCGCCGAGCGCGCGGGACTGCCCGAGGAGATCGACGGCGAACGACCGAGCCCACAGCTCTGTCGCCGGTTCTGGTACGACACCTACACCTCTGTCCTCGAAGCGGTGCTGGAGGGCGTCGAGGACATCGCGGCCGAGCAGGGCAGTAGCGACCCCAGGGTCGTCATGTCGAACTACCTCTCGGACGAGCGCGCGCGGCGACTCCGCAGGGAGTTCATGCGCGAGGAACTTCGTACGGCGTTCGGGCACCGGCCGTAA